From one Euzebya sp. genomic stretch:
- a CDS encoding FABP family protein has translation MTRIDPHPDIGPLTFLIGTWRGRGRGVYPTIDSFAYTEEVVIEPLPKPVLRYGQRTAHADTGEPLHAEAGFFRLPDGVPELVIAQPTGIVECHAGVLEGQRLVLQSTVVGLTPSAAGHRVTDVERTIEVVDDVLRYSLAMAAVGQDLQVHLVAELTRV, from the coding sequence ATGACGCGCATCGACCCCCACCCCGACATCGGACCCCTCACCTTCCTCATCGGCACCTGGCGGGGGAGGGGGCGGGGCGTCTACCCGACCATCGACTCCTTCGCCTACACCGAGGAGGTCGTCATCGAGCCCCTGCCCAAGCCCGTCCTCCGGTACGGCCAGCGGACCGCGCACGCCGACACCGGCGAGCCCCTCCACGCCGAAGCGGGGTTCTTCCGCCTCCCTGACGGCGTGCCCGAGCTCGTGATCGCCCAGCCGACCGGCATCGTGGAGTGCCACGCGGGTGTGCTCGAGGGGCAGCGGCTGGTCCTGCAGAGCACGGTCGTCGGGCTGACGCCGTCGGCCGCGGGGCACCGGGTCACCGACGTCGAGCGGACCATCGAGGTGGTCGACGACGTGCTGCGCTACAGCCTCGCGATGGCGGCGGTCGGCCAGGACCTGCAGGTCCACCTCGTCGCCGAGCTCACGAGGGTCTGA
- a CDS encoding undecaprenyl-diphosphate phosphatase — protein MFPAWLEALILGIVQGLTEFIPVSSSGHLVLVPYLMGWEKQSLAFDVMLHVGTLGAVLLYFRGELIAIIRGLLRLDRSLQGRIYRRVGLFIVPASIPIAIVGLFLEEQVAEVFESPLAAALLLLVTASLLFGLEAVRRRRVRSATPAAVGAGAGAEGGERERAWTGDWRAADTSAPSRTGEGAVDLPLGIDPHDPAGTSLADLTLRQAMVAGVMQSLAVLPGVSRSGSTIAGGVFAGLTREAATRFSFLLVIPALVGATILSLGDLGEPGGSSGLELGIGMAAAFVSGYLAIRFLVGLVSRARLTGFAWYCVAASVVGLIGYVMIGAPSSV, from the coding sequence ATGTTCCCCGCGTGGCTGGAAGCCCTGATCCTCGGCATCGTCCAGGGGCTGACCGAGTTCATCCCGGTGTCGAGCTCCGGCCACCTGGTCCTGGTCCCGTACCTGATGGGGTGGGAGAAGCAGAGCTTGGCCTTCGACGTGATGCTCCACGTCGGGACCCTCGGGGCGGTCCTCCTCTACTTCCGCGGCGAGCTCATCGCGATCATCCGGGGGCTGCTGCGACTCGACCGGTCGCTCCAGGGCCGCATCTACCGCCGCGTGGGGCTGTTCATCGTGCCGGCGTCGATCCCGATCGCGATCGTCGGGCTGTTCCTCGAGGAGCAGGTCGCCGAGGTGTTCGAGTCACCGCTGGCGGCCGCGCTGCTGCTGCTGGTGACCGCATCGCTGCTGTTCGGCCTGGAAGCCGTCCGCCGCCGTCGGGTCAGGTCGGCGACCCCCGCTGCCGTGGGCGCCGGGGCCGGAGCCGAGGGCGGGGAGCGCGAGCGCGCCTGGACGGGCGACTGGCGCGCCGCGGATACGTCGGCGCCGAGCAGGACCGGCGAGGGCGCGGTGGACCTGCCGCTCGGCATCGACCCGCACGACCCGGCCGGCACGTCGCTCGCCGACCTGACCCTCCGCCAGGCGATGGTCGCCGGGGTCATGCAGTCCCTGGCCGTGCTGCCCGGCGTCAGCCGCTCGGGGTCGACGATCGCCGGTGGCGTCTTCGCCGGCCTCACGCGGGAGGCGGCGACGCGCTTCAGCTTCCTCCTGGTGATCCCGGCCCTGGTCGGCGCCACCATCCTCAGCCTGGGCGACCTGGGCGAGCCGGGGGGATCGAGCGGGCTCGAGCTGGGGATCGGGATGGCCGCGGCCTTCGTCTCGGGCTACCTGGCCATCCGCTTCCTGGTCGGGCTGGTGTCCCGCGCCCGCCTGACCGGCTTCGCGTGGTACTGCGTCGCGGCGTCCGTCGTCGGCCTCATCGGCTACGTGATGATCGGCGCCCCGAGCAGCGTGTAG
- a CDS encoding MerR family transcriptional regulator yields the protein MRTVSELAQMAGVTVRTLHHYDEIGLLRPSQRSEAGYRLYDRADLQRLQQILFWRALGFSLSEIQDVLDDPDYDRVEALTSQRAMLARQLEDVTAMVKAVDDAIAEARGGPEVDELEMFETFNSDEYRAEAEARWGDTDAWRQSQDRVGRMSDAQKRDLVREGEAFVRHLAETFQRGVAPDSVEAMDLAEEARLAIDRQFYDCSREMHVNLGEMYVADPRFTAYYDRHAPGLAVWLRDAIVANAAR from the coding sequence ATGCGCACGGTGTCCGAGCTGGCCCAGATGGCCGGCGTGACCGTCCGGACCCTGCACCACTACGACGAGATCGGCCTGCTGCGCCCCAGCCAGCGGTCTGAGGCCGGCTACCGGCTGTACGACCGCGCCGACCTGCAGCGGCTGCAGCAGATCCTGTTCTGGCGTGCGCTCGGCTTCTCGCTGTCCGAGATCCAGGACGTCCTGGACGACCCCGACTACGACCGCGTCGAGGCGCTGACCAGCCAGCGGGCGATGCTCGCCCGCCAGCTCGAGGACGTGACCGCGATGGTGAAGGCCGTCGACGACGCGATCGCAGAGGCGAGAGGAGGACCTGAGGTGGATGAGCTCGAGATGTTCGAGACCTTCAACTCCGACGAGTACCGCGCCGAGGCCGAGGCCCGCTGGGGCGACACCGACGCGTGGCGCCAGTCCCAGGACCGCGTCGGCCGGATGAGCGACGCGCAGAAGCGCGACCTGGTCCGCGAGGGCGAGGCCTTCGTGCGCCACCTGGCCGAGACCTTCCAGCGGGGGGTGGCCCCCGACTCGGTCGAGGCCATGGACCTCGCCGAGGAGGCGCGGCTGGCCATCGACCGGCAGTTCTACGACTGCTCGAGGGAGATGCACGTGAACCTCGGCGAGATGTACGTCGCCGACCCGCGGTTCACCGCGTACTACGACCGCCACGCCCCCGGGTTGGCGGTGTGGCTCCGCGACGCCATCGTCGCCAACGCCGCGCGCTGA
- a CDS encoding FadR/GntR family transcriptional regulator produces the protein MSGPSLAPVQHRSMPDAVAEQLESQILAGELSAGRDLPGERALAAALGVSRPTVREALRKLQHRGLVAIRQGGATTVRDFRETAGLDLLPRLLTAGGELDLSLVRDIVEARSAIAPQMARAAAGRSGSPEEDDALLRAAAAIPAAEDPLTQQARSLAFWSDVVDRSGSLVYRLLYNGLRAAFEPGMAALAQVLAVEAGHPTAATDLARAICVGDPDAAEAAADALLARGRSAVIDLIDHLDPPEEPQ, from the coding sequence ATGTCCGGCCCCTCCCTCGCTCCCGTGCAGCACCGCTCGATGCCCGACGCCGTGGCCGAGCAGCTCGAGTCCCAGATCCTGGCGGGGGAACTCAGCGCAGGACGGGACCTCCCGGGGGAGCGCGCCCTCGCCGCGGCGCTGGGCGTCTCGCGCCCGACCGTCCGGGAGGCGCTCCGCAAGCTCCAGCACCGCGGGCTCGTCGCCATCCGCCAGGGCGGCGCCACCACCGTGCGGGACTTCCGCGAGACCGCCGGGCTCGACCTGCTGCCCCGGCTCCTCACCGCCGGCGGCGAGCTCGACCTGTCGCTCGTGCGCGACATCGTCGAGGCGCGCTCGGCGATCGCGCCGCAGATGGCCAGAGCGGCCGCGGGTCGTTCGGGCAGCCCGGAGGAGGACGACGCGCTGCTCCGCGCCGCCGCCGCGATCCCGGCCGCCGAGGATCCCCTGACCCAGCAGGCGCGGTCGCTCGCGTTCTGGAGCGACGTCGTCGACCGCTCGGGCTCCCTCGTCTACCGGCTGCTCTACAACGGCCTGCGCGCGGCCTTCGAGCCCGGGATGGCGGCGCTCGCCCAGGTGCTGGCCGTGGAGGCGGGCCACCCCACCGCGGCGACCGACCTCGCCCGCGCGATCTGCGTCGGGGACCCCGATGCGGCGGAGGCCGCGGCCGATGCCCTGCTGGCGCGGGGCCGCTCGGCGGTCATCGACTTGATCGACCACCTGGACCCACCTGAGGAGCCCCAGTGA